A window of Campylobacter ureolyticus contains these coding sequences:
- a CDS encoding NAD+ synthase, whose product MDFKKLEKDLLIFLDKNLKTTGRKNFILGVSGGLDSAVVSVLCKKVAPTYAKIMPTNSSNQANLDDAINHCKKFDINYEICSIDNLIKTYEKIFLNKKISTHRIGNLSARIRMMVLYDLSEELDAVVVGTSNLSELMLGYGTIFGDLACAFNPIGEIFKTEIFEFAKFLKIDEKIISKKPSADLFEGQSDEQDLGYDYETLDKVLKKIYDDGLSFKELCEIFDENLVKFITSKIEQNSFKRRMPKIANIRKSSANTIF is encoded by the coding sequence ATGGATTTTAAAAAATTAGAAAAAGATTTATTGATTTTTTTAGACAAAAACCTAAAAACCACAGGTAGGAAAAATTTTATTTTAGGAGTTAGTGGCGGGCTTGATTCAGCTGTTGTTTCTGTGCTTTGTAAAAAAGTAGCTCCAACTTATGCAAAAATAATGCCCACAAACTCATCAAATCAAGCAAATTTAGATGATGCGATAAATCACTGCAAAAAATTTGATATAAATTATGAAATTTGCTCGATTGACAATCTAATAAAAACCTATGAAAAAATCTTTTTAAATAAAAAAATCTCTACTCATAGAATTGGAAATTTATCTGCTAGAATTAGAATGATGGTTTTATATGATCTTAGCGAAGAACTTGATGCTGTTGTTGTAGGAACTTCAAATTTAAGTGAGTTAATGCTTGGATATGGAACTATTTTTGGTGATTTGGCGTGTGCATTTAACCCTATTGGAGAAATTTTTAAAACTGAAATTTTTGAATTTGCCAAATTTTTAAAAATAGATGAAAAAATCATTTCTAAAAAACCATCAGCTGATCTTTTTGAAGGTCAAAGTGATGAACAAGATCTTGGGTATGATTATGAAACCTTGGATAAGGTACTTAAAAAAATTTATGATGATGGATTAAGCTTTAAAGAACTTTGTGAGATTTTTGATGAGAATTTAGTTAAATTTATAACTTCTAAAATAGAACAAAATAGCTTTAAAAGGCGTATGCCAAAAATTGCAAATATAAGGAAAAGTAGTGCAAATACCATTTTTTAG
- the metK gene encoding methionine adenosyltransferase, with protein MYLFTSEVVSPGHPDKCADIIADSIVDEVLGKDKDARLASEVFVAGNHIVIGGEVKSKVKFSQSDYENIVKNALLNIGYSANPHFTKEQCLHLDDIEVHVFLNEQSPDISTGVDQSSGEIGAGDQGIMFGFASNETKEFMPAAITYARLLCDKVYEYAKAHPHELGVDIKTQVTLDYGSKDNFENCKPLKIHTIVVSAPCVESMSIEKVRELIGGLIDEAGLPKELFNKDETIIYINPTGRYVNHSSLHDSGLTGRKLIVDSFGGYSPIGGGAQSSKDYTKVDRSGLYAARWIAKHIVAANLAKKCIVQLSYAIGVARPVSVSVDCMGTHIKGVDDEILSNFVLENFPLTPKWITDKFELDRPSKDTFLYANVAAHGQVGNPDYPWEKLDSLEFFKNILK; from the coding sequence ATGTATTTATTTACATCAGAAGTTGTAAGTCCTGGTCATCCTGATAAATGCGCTGATATTATAGCTGATAGCATTGTAGATGAGGTTTTAGGAAAAGATAAAGATGCAAGACTTGCAAGTGAGGTTTTCGTTGCAGGAAACCATATAGTAATAGGCGGTGAAGTTAAATCAAAAGTAAAATTTAGTCAAAGTGATTATGAAAATATTGTAAAAAATGCACTTTTAAACATAGGTTATAGTGCAAATCCACACTTTACAAAAGAGCAGTGTCTTCACCTAGATGATATTGAAGTTCATGTATTTTTAAACGAACAAAGTCCTGATATAAGTACTGGAGTTGATCAAAGCTCAGGCGAAATAGGAGCTGGAGACCAAGGTATAATGTTTGGTTTTGCAAGCAATGAAACAAAAGAATTTATGCCAGCGGCTATCACTTACGCAAGACTTTTATGCGATAAAGTTTATGAATATGCAAAAGCTCACCCTCATGAGCTTGGAGTTGATATAAAAACTCAAGTAACGCTTGATTACGGTTCAAAAGATAATTTTGAAAACTGCAAACCTTTAAAGATACATACTATTGTGGTTTCAGCTCCGTGTGTTGAGAGTATGAGTATTGAAAAAGTTAGAGAGCTAATAGGTGGCTTGATCGATGAAGCAGGGCTTCCAAAAGAGCTTTTTAATAAAGATGAAACTATAATTTATATAAATCCAACAGGTAGATATGTAAATCATTCAAGCCTTCATGATAGCGGACTAACTGGTAGAAAACTTATAGTTGATAGTTTTGGTGGATATTCGCCAATCGGTGGTGGAGCACAATCTAGTAAAGATTACACAAAGGTTGATAGAAGTGGACTTTATGCTGCAAGATGGATTGCAAAGCATATAGTTGCTGCAAATTTGGCAAAAAAATGTATCGTTCAACTGAGCTATGCTATTGGTGTGGCCAGACCAGTTTCAGTTAGTGTTGATTGTATGGGAACACATATAAAAGGCGTTGATGATGAAATTTTATCAAATTTTGTATTGGAAAATTTCCCTCTAACCCCAAAGTGGATAACTGATAAATTTGAACTTGATAGACCTAGTAAAGATACTTTTTTATACGCAAATGTTGCAGCTCATGGACAAGTTGGAAACCCAGACTATCCATGGGAAAAACTTGATAGCTTAGAGTTTTTTAAAAATATATTAAAATAA
- a CDS encoding metallophosphoesterase, producing MIKIENFDEDIFDKIYVFGDLHGNYDLFIKMLEKIKFTKDDLIVILGDSCDRGNKTADLYYKYKELMENRYTIKHILGNHEIMMYKGGFCNDIAVKRIWRLSGGKNTELSFRKYPKFKSVWHGLNGEESLKWLKEWLEKMPHILISQSYIFVHAGYDGRVVEQNEDFVLWSRENFWDYNTTGKEIYHGHTPSVINQIHKRPNNVYSMDVRANFCKNLKILEIKSKTEFEVEI from the coding sequence GTGATAAAAATAGAAAATTTCGATGAGGATATATTTGATAAAATTTATGTTTTTGGAGATCTTCATGGAAATTATGATCTATTTATTAAAATGCTTGAAAAGATAAAATTTACAAAAGATGATTTAATTGTGATTTTAGGCGATAGTTGTGATAGAGGCAATAAAACTGCTGATTTATACTATAAATATAAAGAGCTTATGGAAAATAGATATACAATAAAACATATCCTTGGAAATCATGAAATTATGATGTATAAAGGTGGTTTTTGTAATGATATAGCAGTAAAAAGAATTTGGAGATTAAGCGGTGGTAAAAATACAGAGTTATCTTTTAGAAAATATCCTAAATTTAAAAGTGTTTGGCATGGATTGAATGGCGAAGAAAGTTTAAAATGGCTAAAAGAGTGGCTTGAGAAAATGCCTCATATTTTAATCTCACAAAGTTATATTTTTGTTCATGCTGGATATGATGGGCGAGTTGTTGAACAAAATGAGGATTTTGTGCTTTGGAGTAGGGAAAATTTTTGGGATTATAATACTACCGGTAAGGAAATCTATCATGGACATACGCCAAGTGTAATAAATCAAATTCACAAACGACCTAATAATGTTTATAGTATGGATGTTAGAGCTAACTTTTGTAAAAATTTAAAAATACTTGAAATTAAAAGCAAGACCGAGTTTGAGGTTGAAATTTAA